Proteins encoded together in one Thermococcus gammatolerans EJ3 window:
- a CDS encoding DUF530 family protein produces the protein MTTTEELVAQVNKILDDIGIDLGELFEEFEPVKLAYTLARNVSLLNDLREELERRVGETAPSLRFMDKKNRDPHLQWIYRKKHNRALALERLHSAITAHKMALALLSANYTFKLGKRELKAEELKPEHLPKVRTVPKPIQLGRLEVLPHLAYSGDVLRLLARESIEVREQFKLIKGKLREKGIVQTKSIRIEVEYFEENRLKKTRLDLPADADIEAELRKRFGRRFRWRILSFIKTKGVLINNHYTVDNLALAYASLDPEKGAEKLGLDLFRYYFLTSETERQSLGLYPDIRLCIDCHYSIFDLPFRRERDFKTGYGSMLIIRKCEMESQLSGKRAEISTIPNYVLGGVLLYGISGWDERKVAEVLAIPLDELEEGLKKFVISGLHKVLFMENELKRFEKFMPKSDKAREFLALLQG, from the coding sequence ATGACGACGACTGAGGAGCTCGTCGCCCAGGTCAACAAGATACTCGACGACATCGGGATAGACCTGGGTGAGCTCTTTGAGGAGTTCGAGCCCGTTAAATTAGCCTACACTTTGGCTAGAAACGTTTCCCTTTTGAATGACCTCAGGGAGGAGCTTGAGAGGCGCGTTGGGGAAACGGCCCCCTCCCTCCGCTTCATGGACAAGAAGAACCGGGATCCACACCTCCAGTGGATTTACAGGAAGAAACACAACAGGGCTTTGGCACTAGAAAGGCTCCACTCAGCGATAACCGCCCACAAGATGGCCTTGGCTTTGCTCTCGGCCAACTACACCTTCAAGCTGGGAAAAAGGGAGCTGAAGGCAGAGGAGCTAAAACCCGAACACCTGCCAAAGGTCAGGACAGTACCAAAGCCGATTCAACTCGGCAGGCTTGAAGTTCTCCCACATCTCGCTTACTCAGGGGACGTGCTCAGACTCCTGGCGAGGGAGAGTATAGAGGTCAGGGAGCAGTTCAAGCTCATAAAGGGAAAACTCAGGGAGAAGGGAATAGTGCAGACCAAGAGCATCAGGATAGAGGTAGAGTACTTCGAGGAGAACAGGCTGAAGAAGACGCGCCTGGATCTTCCGGCGGACGCTGACATAGAGGCCGAGCTGAGAAAACGCTTTGGCAGACGGTTCCGCTGGAGAATCCTCAGCTTCATCAAGACGAAGGGCGTGCTTATAAACAACCACTACACCGTCGACAACCTTGCCCTGGCCTACGCCTCCCTCGATCCCGAGAAAGGCGCCGAAAAGCTCGGCCTCGATCTCTTCCGCTACTACTTCCTCACCTCCGAGACAGAAAGGCAGAGCCTCGGCCTCTATCCGGACATAAGGCTGTGCATAGACTGTCACTACTCAATCTTTGATCTCCCCTTCCGGCGCGAGAGGGACTTCAAAACGGGCTACGGGAGCATGCTGATAATCCGGAAGTGTGAAATGGAAAGCCAGCTTTCGGGGAAGAGGGCCGAGATAAGCACAATTCCCAACTACGTCCTTGGGGGCGTTCTCCTCTACGGGATAAGCGGCTGGGATGAAAGGAAGGTCGCCGAAGTTCTCGCGATCCCGCTGGACGAGCTGGAGGAGGGCCTCAAGAAGTTCGTTATTTCGGGACTCCACAAGGTTCTCTTCATGGAGAATGAGCTCAAAAGGTTCGAGAAGTTCATGCCCAAGAGCGACAAGGCGAGGGAGTTCC